The sequence AACGGTATCGGCTATGCCGTCATGATGGTTTCCCCCAGCGCCCTCGAGGACTTCGTCGCCGGCTTCAGCCTGAGCAACGCCGTGGTGCAATCCATCGACGATATCTATGACATCCAGGTCGAAGGCGAGGGCATCGCCCTGCACGCGGAAGTGGACATCGGCAACCGCGCCTTCTGGTCACTCAAGGAACAGCGCCGCAACCTCGCCGGCACCACCGGCTGCGGACTCTGCGGCGTGGAAGCGCTGGAGCAGGCGCTGCCCGAACTGCGTTCCCTGGCCCCGGCGCCCCTGCCGCCGGCCGAACATTTCCTCGACCTGCGCGAACGTATCAACGCCGCCCAGGAGCTGGCCCGCCGCAGTGGCGCCCTGCACGCCGCGCTGTTCGTCGACGCCACGGGCGAGCTGCGCCTGTGCCGCGAAGACATCGGCCGCCACAACGCCCTCGACAAACTGATCGGCGCCCTGCTGCGAGAGGGCCTGGACCCACGCGCCGGTTTCGCCGTGGTCACCAGCCGCTGCAGCCTGGAACTTATCCACAAGGCGGTGCGCGCCGGCCTGTCGACCCTGGTCAGCCTTTCCGCCCCCACCACCCTGACGGTGGAATGGGCGCGCCGGCACCACCTCAACCTCATTCACCTGCCCCACCACAGTGCCCCGCGGGTCTACAGCCCGGCGCCGCACCCAGAAGTCCCGAGCCAATGAGCCTGCAACCCGTAGATCCCCGCTACAAACCCTACAAAGGCGCCGCGGCCGGCTGGGGCGCGCTGAAAAGCGTCACCCGCTTCTGGCTGGACAGCAAACAACCGTTCAAGAACCTGCGCGCCCTGCTCAAGACCAACCAGAACGGCGGCTTCGACTGCCCCGGCTGCGCCTGGGGCGACTCCCCCGAGGACGGCCGCATCAAGTTCTGCGAAAACGGCGCCAAGGCGGTCAACTGGGAAGCCACCAAGCGCCGGGTGGATGCCGCCTTCTTCGCCCGCTACAGCGTCAGCCAGCTGCGCGAACAGAGCGACTACTGGCTCGAGTACCAGGGCCGGCTGACCCAGCCCATGCGCTACGACCGCCAGACCGACCACTACGTGCCCGTCAGCTGGGAGAAGGCCTTCGCCCTGGTGGCGCGCCACCTGAACCAGCTGGAAAGCCCGCACCAGGCCGAGTTCTACACCTCCGGCCGCGCCAGCAACGAGGCGGCCTACCTCTACCAGCTGTTCGTCCGCGCCTTCGGCACCAACAACTTCCCCGACTGCTCGAACATGTGCCACGAGGCCAGCGGCGTGGCCCTGGGCCAGAGCCTGGGAGTGGGCAAGGGCAGCGTGACCTTCCACGACTTCGAGCACGCCGACGCCATCTTCGTGCTCGGCCAGAACCCCGGCACCAACCACCCGCGCATGCTCGAACCCC is a genomic window of Pseudomonas resinovorans NBRC 106553 containing:
- the fdhD gene encoding formate dehydrogenase accessory sulfurtransferase FdhD: MPNPDAKRHPTAVDNPPEPTGYQYAELDGNARVEDAALAEECALAISYNGIGYAVMMVSPSALEDFVAGFSLSNAVVQSIDDIYDIQVEGEGIALHAEVDIGNRAFWSLKEQRRNLAGTTGCGLCGVEALEQALPELRSLAPAPLPPAEHFLDLRERINAAQELARRSGALHAALFVDATGELRLCREDIGRHNALDKLIGALLREGLDPRAGFAVVTSRCSLELIHKAVRAGLSTLVSLSAPTTLTVEWARRHHLNLIHLPHHSAPRVYSPAPHPEVPSQ